From Triticum aestivum cultivar Chinese Spring chromosome 7B, IWGSC CS RefSeq v2.1, whole genome shotgun sequence:
GATGCGACGGTAGCCAGTGCTGCGATGAAGCACCACTGCCCGGTGGGGCGCTGcagtgaagcatgcggtggccgtCAGGGTACTGCGATGGAGCTCCGCCGTGCCCGGTGGCAGCGCTGCACTGAAGCTTCGTCGGCGGCTAACGGATATTGTGATGGGAGATGGGAGATGCGACGGCAGCAGGGACTGTGATGGAGCACCACCGTGCGGCGAGGGGCTGCAATGAAGCATGTGGCGGCCGTCGGGGGTGATGCAATGGAGGACGgcgacgccggcggcggcgagcttcgccgGCGCCGGTCGATGGAGCATTGCTGCGTTGCTGATGAGGGGGCACGACTTCTGCTACAAACCAGACGGTGTTGCTTCCCGCCGGCGAGTCGGCGACACGGTGGTTGCTTTTTTGCTGCGTCTGCGATGAGAGAAGAAGGCCCCGTCCAACGTGTTGACCAGTTCGAACGGATGTGTGAGGATTAATCCAACGGCGTTTGACCCGACTGATTTCTCAGTCGAATGATTTGTAGCAGTCGCCCAACATCAATCGGTCTATTTCTCATGCCTTGCCGTGCCGTTAACCTTCCTTTGCCTGCATGCTTATTCGACGCACGATGCGCGATAATGAAGAAACACCAAAAAAGAGAGTCAAGCCCGGTTTATGTGCAAAGTTCGCTTCCTATGTCCTTAATTTTTTTTCCTTGACTAGCAAACTTACCCGTGCATTGCGACGGGTCAGTAAATATTTTTTACCTGAGCTGCTATCATTTCGATCAAATTTTGATTCTGTGCACCTACGGCCACACTCAGGCATCATCTTTGTGGCGCCGTTCGATACTGAGGAGTCCGCGTTTATAAATTAAGTCTATTCATGAAACCCTATATGTGTAGCCATCACATGCAACAGATGGAACACAAATTAAGATTATACTTATCGGTTCCACTATTAACATTCAATATTATCACACGAATAGTTCGGATGTTTTCAAAATAAACCTTCAGGCACTTCTGATGTTCATGAATTTTATTAGTGTGTGTACATCCTATAAAAATTGTTTGTGTATTCACTACAAAAAATTTGTGTAGTCCGTTGGTAAATAGGCGCGTGGACTTCGCCGAGAAAATGTACGCATTTAGGGTCTTAAATCATgaaacatgtacaaagagagaaCCCAGTGCAAATACAACATGCCCAAGGATTATAACCTTCCCCAAATATTAACGTTTAATGTTACATATTGCAATACAGATCGGCAGTGCGAAATAAAGACGGATTGTGTGTCATTGATTAACATTGCACCTTAAatagcatttgaaaaatatttaacatgtaaaataacatcatattcatattctacatatttttctaattgcatttcatatataacatgttacaattagagttatggtttaaaagatatggttaTTTGAAAGAATATATTTATTCTCACTAGACTGCAGGGTGACTAATGCATATATAGAGGGGTTTATGTAAAACTGCAAAATAAAGATTGGTATTGATTTAAATATGGACCGTGGGTTAATTAGCATAAAAGGCAGGAGGTTTGTATAAAATACAAAAAAGGATTTGTTCTCACTTACAGATGGACTGTGGGTTAATTACTGGAAAAGGCAgaggttttttttttgcaaaaagacACGACAGAGAACAAAAGCGTTCCCTGCTTTATTATTACGTACAGATAGTATTCGTAACCTTGGGGGTTTCtccaaatagaaaaaaaatcatggTGGCAAACATCTTTTTACATCGCACGTACGTGTGCATCGAGATTGCAGCTTGAGATCAAGACGTCTTCAATATTAAGCTATTCATCCCAAAAGCGACACACACCATGGACCAATGGAATGTATACTGTAATGACCTTTTGCATGTACTTCTTGGAGCTTGAGATCATATTCATAGTGCCAAACAATTCATTGACTTCGACGCAAAATTCCTTAGCATTGGCGGAACCAGCGCCGCAAACCCTATTCACTTGTGGAATATAAGAAGTTGTATTGACTTNNNNNNNNNNNNNNNNNNNNNNNNNNNNNNNNNNNNNNNNNNNNNNNNNNNNNNNNNNNNNNNNNNNNNNNNNNNNNNNNNNNNNNNNNNNNNNNNNNNNNNNNNNNNNNNNNNNNNNNNNNNNNNNNNNNNNNNNNNNNNNNNNNNNNNNNNNNNNNNNNNNNNNNNNNNNNNNNNNNNNNNNNNNNNNNNNNNNNNNNNNNNNNNNNNNNNNNNNNNNNNNNNNNNNNNNNNNNNNNNNNNNNNNNNNNNNNNNNNNNNNNNNNNNNNNNCCTCGACTTCACCCATTTAGAAGATTGGTggaacatgagcattttcttttaCCCCGTAAAGCTTGCGTTTCACAACCATTTGCCAAAAATGATGATTTATGTGTTGTGTAATGTGTGGAAGGAGGGGAACAAATGAAGATTGAATGAGGCGCACCCTTACTATTATGCTCGATGTAGCTTATCTTATAAAGGAGGATGTCGACCAAGGCGGTTAGCTCTCACACAGGTCACGAAGTTCatgttttcgtttttcttttctcctctattttttTATATTGGTTCCATGTAAATATTTGTGTACTCCTTTTGCTATATTCCTATGTTAGTGGAATGGGTATGTTCCTATGTTAGTGGAATGGGCAGAGCGGTCGCCTTTCCCGTTTAATAAAAACCTCTCATGCTGTGAGACAAATTTGGTATGATTTCTGTAAATTTAAATACTCTGGGCTTCATAATTCACGGAGTTTAGGTAGATTTTCGGCGAGGTACATCAGTTATTTCTTTATACAGGAAGGTATATTCATTTTCTCTTTAATTATAAAACAGATAAAGATTACAATCATAGCGTTGTACAAGGGCATCTGTCCACATAATGGTTTAATTAAATTTGGCATGAATAAATTGAAGAATAGACAACTACTTTGAAAAACAAGCAAGTAAGCATAAGTAAGTAATCGTAACTAATACTAGTCCTATATATATACCCTGATTACATTATAATTTAACTGATAAAAAGTTATCTAAACTATATACCATGATTCGATTACAATCTAATATATCTAACTGTTCAGAAACAAGTGACCTTAATTAACATCAAGTGAGCTTTTCGCGAGGGGTAGTGCCGGTGTAGCCGATGCCCTTCCTTTTTGTGGGAAAGATCAtgaacacaaaactcgacagaaaggCAATGCCGAGTGGCAGGTTCTTCAAAAGCTCCCCAGCGTTCTTGCTGGCTTTGCTGAAGAAACAGTTCTGTAGGCCCACGTCGCTGAACGCCACAATGAGGAAGACGAGCGCCGTGAAGATGGCATGGATGAAGTCCAGCGGCCGCATGCGAAGCCTCCGGAACTCAGCTGCAGTCCATTGCAGCTTCTCCTCTTCATCGGAGAAGTTGAACACGTTGAAACCGCTTGGCGTGGCGACGCAGTAGTAGACCTTTTTGTCGCGGCCGAGGACGCTGTCCGTGAAGGAGAAGAGGACGCACAGGatggcgaggacgacgacgagtgtCGTGGTGAGCCACTGGTTGGAGGTCTCGCACGTGCCGTGGTTGGTGAAGGAC
This genomic window contains:
- the LOC123155838 gene encoding protein DMP3; this translates as MASPPSSTVIQMPPSPHTNGGMPTAPSTPKDAGDMPTTAPAAAAGPSSTATDKVMWSAVNLAQLLPTGTVLAYQALSPSFTNHGTCETSNQWLTTTLVVVLAILCVLFSFTDSVLGRDKKVYYCVATPSGFNVFNFSDEEEKLQWTAAEFRRLRMRPLDFIHAIFTALVFLIVAFSDVGLQNCFFSKASKNAGELLKNLPLGIAFLSSFVFMIFPTKRKGIGYTGTTPREKLT